The following proteins come from a genomic window of Streptomyces sp. Sge12:
- a CDS encoding MOSC domain-containing protein, which translates to MSNLHVQALHIHPVKSVAGTAPDEVAVEPWGLSEDRRWALIDPEGTVMTQRRHPRLALAAARPVGGGRIALTAPGMPELFVEVPDPGPLEPVVLFGKKVETVVAASAAADWFSAYLGVPVRLVHMDDPAVRRPVDPDYALPGETVSLADGYPLLITTLASLDALNSLIAQGDHPEEGPLPMNRFRPNVVVSGAEAWAEDGWLRIAIGDAVFRGVRECGRCVVTTTDQATTERGKEPLKTLARHRRIGRSLAFGRLLVPVRLGTVHVGDEVRVLA; encoded by the coding sequence ATGTCGAACTTGCACGTGCAGGCGCTCCACATCCATCCCGTCAAATCGGTAGCGGGGACCGCTCCCGACGAGGTGGCCGTGGAGCCCTGGGGTCTGTCCGAGGACCGGCGTTGGGCGCTGATCGACCCCGAGGGCACGGTCATGACCCAGCGCCGCCATCCGCGGCTGGCCCTGGCCGCGGCCCGTCCGGTGGGCGGCGGCCGGATCGCCCTGACAGCGCCCGGTATGCCGGAGCTGTTCGTGGAGGTGCCCGACCCGGGTCCGCTGGAGCCGGTCGTGCTGTTCGGGAAGAAGGTCGAGACCGTCGTCGCGGCGAGCGCCGCGGCCGACTGGTTCAGCGCGTACCTCGGGGTGCCGGTACGCCTGGTGCACATGGATGATCCGGCCGTACGCCGTCCTGTGGATCCGGATTACGCCCTGCCGGGCGAGACGGTGAGTCTGGCCGACGGCTATCCCCTGCTCATCACCACGCTCGCCTCGCTGGACGCCCTCAACTCGCTGATCGCGCAGGGGGACCACCCCGAGGAAGGCCCGTTGCCGATGAACCGTTTCCGCCCCAATGTGGTGGTTTCCGGGGCCGAGGCCTGGGCGGAGGACGGCTGGCTGCGCATCGCGATCGGCGACGCCGTCTTCCGCGGGGTACGGGAATGCGGGCGGTGCGTCGTCACCACCACCGACCAGGCGACGACGGAGCGGGGCAAGGAACCGCTGAAGACTTTGGCCCGGCACCGGAGGATCGGCCGGTCGCTCGCCTTCGGGCGGCTCCTGGTGCCGGTGCGGCTGGGTACGGTGCACGTCGGCGACGAGGTTCGCGTCCTCGCATGA
- a CDS encoding right-handed parallel beta-helix repeat-containing protein, translated as MVQGTVQVTHGGSSRWRRRSGEYPTLTAALAVAGDGDVLSIAPGTYRENLVLHHAVTLRGPEGGAGSVRIAPLDGVALTVRASAVIQDLYLEGQDRAAPALLVEDGCPELTDLRVSTHSAAGIEVRGVGARPLVRRCTVENPAGVGIAVLDGGGGVFEECEVVAAGQNGVSVRGGGRPRLERCRIHHATGAGIGVTGEGSGLEALGCEVYEVKGAGVQIAARATARLTDCSVHRTSADGVTLDTDAVLTLAGCDIHDIPENAVDLRSRSVLTLSRTTVRRFGRNGLSVWDPGTRVDADSCEIHDSTGDYPAVWISDGATVSLDSCRVHDVPDALFVLDRGSRVDVVDSDLSQVRNTAVSVSDGATAQLDDCRIREAATGAWFRDHGSGGTLAGCTIDAVQTGVIVTKGADPTLERCTVTSAAEAGFYVSAGGRGTFTACRVSDSSGFGFHVMDGCRTTLTRCHTERCARGGYEFAEDGPAAQDCTGDESGTRAAARSAAGGGPAGPAQAGILTVTGVQSPAVRAAQPAPASVPRPADGAQAVPATAARESGEMLGQLDALVGLDSVKREVRALTDMIEVGRRRQLAGLKAASVRRHLVFTGSPGTGKTTVARLYGEILASLGVLERGHLVEVSRVDLVGEHIGSTAIRTQEAFDRARGGVLFIDEAYALAPEDSGRDFGREAIDTLVKLMEDHRDAVVVIVAGYTAEMERFLTVNPGVASRFSRTITFGDYGPEELLRIVEQQAEEHEYRLGEGTSQALLTYFTELPKGPAFGNGRTARQTFESMVERHAGRVAQLSEPSTDELTLLFPADLPALPALPAPC; from the coding sequence ATGGTTCAGGGCACGGTCCAGGTGACGCACGGCGGGTCTTCGCGGTGGCGGCGCCGCTCCGGTGAGTATCCGACACTGACCGCCGCGCTCGCCGTCGCGGGCGACGGGGACGTCCTGTCCATCGCCCCCGGCACCTACCGCGAGAACCTGGTGCTGCACCATGCCGTCACCCTGCGCGGACCCGAGGGCGGGGCCGGATCGGTACGGATCGCCCCGCTCGACGGGGTCGCGCTGACCGTGCGCGCCTCGGCCGTGATCCAGGACCTGTATCTGGAGGGCCAGGACCGGGCGGCGCCCGCCCTGCTGGTGGAGGACGGCTGCCCCGAGCTCACCGACCTGCGCGTGAGCACCCACTCCGCCGCCGGCATCGAGGTGCGCGGCGTCGGGGCGCGGCCCCTGGTGCGGCGCTGCACGGTGGAGAATCCGGCCGGCGTCGGCATCGCCGTACTCGACGGCGGTGGCGGGGTGTTCGAGGAGTGCGAGGTCGTGGCCGCCGGGCAGAACGGCGTCTCGGTCCGCGGCGGGGGCCGCCCCCGGCTGGAGCGCTGCCGGATCCACCACGCCACCGGCGCGGGCATCGGGGTCACCGGGGAGGGGTCCGGGCTGGAGGCGCTGGGCTGCGAGGTGTACGAGGTCAAGGGCGCCGGGGTGCAGATCGCCGCGCGTGCCACGGCGCGGCTCACCGACTGCTCGGTGCACCGCACCTCGGCCGACGGGGTCACCCTCGACACCGACGCCGTGCTCACCCTGGCCGGCTGCGACATCCACGACATCCCGGAGAACGCGGTCGATCTGCGGTCCCGGTCCGTGCTGACCCTCAGCCGCACCACGGTGCGCCGGTTCGGCCGCAACGGACTGTCCGTGTGGGACCCGGGCACCCGGGTGGACGCCGACTCCTGCGAGATCCATGACAGCACGGGTGACTATCCGGCGGTGTGGATCAGTGACGGGGCCACCGTCTCCCTCGACTCCTGCCGGGTGCACGACGTGCCCGACGCGCTGTTCGTCCTGGACCGCGGGTCGCGCGTCGACGTGGTCGACAGCGATCTGTCCCAGGTGCGCAACACCGCCGTCTCGGTGAGCGACGGGGCCACCGCCCAGCTCGACGACTGCCGGATCCGCGAGGCGGCGACCGGGGCCTGGTTCCGCGACCACGGCAGCGGCGGCACGCTGGCCGGCTGCACCATCGACGCCGTCCAGACCGGTGTCATCGTCACCAAGGGGGCCGACCCCACCCTGGAGCGGTGCACCGTCACCTCCGCGGCCGAGGCCGGTTTCTATGTGTCGGCGGGCGGCCGGGGCACCTTCACGGCCTGCCGGGTGTCGGACAGTTCCGGCTTCGGTTTCCACGTCATGGACGGCTGCCGCACCACGCTGACGCGCTGCCACACCGAGCGCTGCGCCCGCGGGGGCTACGAGTTCGCGGAGGACGGGCCGGCCGCCCAGGACTGCACCGGCGACGAGTCCGGTACGCGGGCGGCGGCCCGGTCCGCCGCGGGCGGCGGCCCCGCCGGACCCGCGCAGGCGGGCATCCTCACGGTCACCGGGGTGCAGAGTCCTGCGGTGCGTGCGGCGCAGCCGGCGCCGGCGTCCGTACCGCGGCCCGCGGACGGGGCGCAGGCGGTCCCGGCCACCGCCGCCCGGGAGTCCGGCGAGATGCTGGGCCAGCTCGACGCACTGGTGGGCCTGGACAGCGTCAAGCGTGAGGTGCGGGCCCTCACCGACATGATCGAGGTGGGCCGCCGCCGCCAGCTGGCGGGCCTCAAGGCCGCCTCGGTGCGCCGGCACCTGGTCTTCACCGGTTCCCCCGGCACGGGCAAGACCACGGTGGCCCGGCTGTACGGGGAGATCCTGGCCTCGCTCGGGGTGCTGGAGCGCGGGCACCTGGTCGAGGTGTCCCGGGTGGACCTGGTCGGTGAGCACATCGGCTCCACGGCGATCCGGACGCAGGAGGCTTTCGACCGGGCGCGCGGCGGGGTGCTGTTCATCGACGAGGCGTACGCGCTGGCCCCGGAGGACTCGGGCCGGGACTTCGGGCGCGAGGCGATCGACACGCTGGTGAAGCTGATGGAGGACCACCGGGACGCGGTGGTGGTGATCGTCGCCGGGTACACGGCGGAGATGGAGCGCTTCCTGACGGTGAATCCGGGGGTGGCCTCCCGCTTCTCCCGGACCATCACCTTCGGGGACTACGGGCCCGAGGAGCTGCTGCGGATCGTGGAGCAGCAGGCCGAGGAGCACGAGTACCGGCTCGGTGAGGGCACCTCGCAGGCGCTGCTGACGTACTTCACGGAGCTGCCCAAGGGCCCGGCCTTCGGTAACGGCCGCACGGCCCGCCAGACCTTCGAGTCGATGGTGGAGCGGCACGCGGGGCGGGTCGCCCAGCTCTCCGAGCCCAGTACGGACGAGCTCACCCTGCTGTTCCCGGCGGATCTGCCGGCACTGCCGGCGCTGCCCGCTCCTTGCTGA
- a CDS encoding glycosyltransferase — MGIVTAACAAYASLAAWLWLTFAQGMFWRTDVRLPPRTAPTRWPSVAIVVPARDEAEVLPRSLPSLIAQDYPGAAEVLLVDDGSTDGTGELARRLAAEHPGLPLTVVSPGDPAPGWTGKLWALRHGIAIARTAHATEPDFLLLTDADIAHEPDSLRELVAAATSADLDLVSQMARLRVVGLWERLVVPAFVYFFAQLYPFRRVNRPSARTAAAAGGCVLLRTGAAVRAGIPDSIRQAVIDDVSLARAVQRSGGRIWLGLAERVDSVRPYPALADLWRMVSRSAYAQLRHQPLLLAGTVAGLALVYLVPPAALLAGLATGHPAVAWPGGLAWLLMAGTYLPMLRYYRQPLALAPLLPFTALLYLLMTVDSAVQHYRGRGASWKGRTYARPSDA, encoded by the coding sequence ATGGGCATCGTCACCGCCGCCTGCGCGGCCTACGCCTCACTCGCCGCCTGGCTCTGGCTCACCTTCGCCCAGGGCATGTTCTGGCGGACCGACGTCCGCCTCCCGCCCCGCACCGCCCCCACCCGCTGGCCGTCCGTCGCGATCGTCGTCCCCGCCAGGGACGAGGCCGAGGTGCTGCCCCGGAGCCTGCCCTCGCTGATCGCCCAGGACTATCCCGGCGCGGCCGAGGTCCTCCTCGTCGACGACGGCAGCACGGACGGCACCGGCGAGCTCGCGCGCCGGCTCGCCGCCGAGCACCCCGGGCTCCCGCTCACCGTCGTCTCCCCCGGCGACCCCGCCCCCGGCTGGACCGGCAAGCTGTGGGCGCTGCGGCACGGCATCGCGATCGCCCGTACCGCGCACGCCACGGAGCCCGACTTCCTCCTCCTCACCGATGCCGACATCGCGCACGAACCCGACAGTCTGCGCGAACTGGTCGCCGCCGCGACCTCCGCCGACCTCGACCTCGTCTCCCAGATGGCCCGTTTGCGGGTGGTCGGCCTCTGGGAGCGGCTCGTCGTACCGGCCTTCGTGTACTTCTTCGCGCAGCTCTACCCCTTCCGCCGGGTCAACCGGCCCTCCGCACGGACCGCGGCGGCCGCCGGCGGCTGCGTCCTGCTGCGCACCGGGGCCGCCGTGCGGGCCGGCATCCCCGACTCCATCCGCCAGGCGGTCATCGACGACGTCTCGCTCGCGCGCGCGGTCCAGCGTTCCGGCGGGCGGATCTGGCTGGGGCTGGCGGAGCGGGTCGACAGCGTGCGCCCGTACCCCGCGCTCGCGGACCTGTGGCGGATGGTCTCGCGCAGCGCCTACGCCCAACTGCGCCACCAGCCCCTCCTGCTGGCCGGGACGGTCGCCGGGCTGGCGCTCGTCTACCTCGTGCCCCCGGCGGCCCTGCTGGCCGGCCTCGCCACCGGGCACCCGGCCGTCGCCTGGCCGGGCGGCCTGGCGTGGCTGCTGATGGCGGGCACCTATCTGCCGATGCTCCGGTACTACCGCCAGCCGCTCGCGCTCGCGCCGCTGCTTCCGTTCACCGCGCTGCTGTACCTCCTGATGACCGTCGACTCGGCCGTGCAGCACTACCGTGGCCGCGGTGCGTCCTGGAAGGGCCGGACCTATGCCCGTCCCAGCGACGCCTGA
- a CDS encoding Rv1733c family protein has translation MRTAMGVWRWRRNPLRRPTDLFEAWVAFAALVCVLVVAPAVGCVAGLQVDGTLQQAAHEQRQDRHLVPAVVVRPAAESESEPAGGPADDPSAQRTAPHRTQIVAVWTAPDGSSHQGTVPAAEEPPLPGDRFRIWTDARGRVVGQPLDPSSAVFHAGMAGLAAAICVAALGETVRRLVVRRLMHRRYIRLDRAWAATGPDWGRAGAGS, from the coding sequence GTGCGGACAGCAATGGGTGTGTGGCGTTGGCGGCGCAATCCGCTGCGCCGGCCGACCGATCTCTTCGAGGCGTGGGTGGCGTTCGCCGCGCTGGTGTGCGTCCTGGTGGTGGCTCCGGCCGTCGGCTGCGTCGCGGGCCTTCAGGTGGACGGCACGCTCCAGCAGGCCGCGCACGAGCAGCGGCAGGACCGTCATCTCGTACCGGCGGTGGTGGTCCGGCCGGCCGCGGAGTCGGAGTCGGAGCCGGCCGGGGGCCCGGCCGACGACCCGTCGGCACAGCGGACGGCCCCGCACCGTACGCAGATCGTGGCCGTGTGGACCGCGCCGGACGGCAGCAGCCACCAGGGCACGGTGCCGGCCGCGGAGGAACCGCCGCTGCCCGGCGACCGGTTCCGGATCTGGACCGATGCGCGCGGCCGGGTGGTCGGGCAGCCGCTCGACCCGTCCTCGGCCGTGTTCCACGCGGGGATGGCGGGCCTGGCCGCCGCGATCTGCGTGGCCGCGCTGGGAGAGACGGTGCGGCGGCTGGTCGTACGGCGGCTCATGCATCGGCGGTACATACGTCTGGACCGGGCCTGGGCCGCCACCGGGCCGGACTGGGGTCGAGCGGGTGCGGGGAGTTGA
- a CDS encoding DUF6643 family protein — MTSPRSTYGGGYYSAPSFPDTPIYDSLVAERGTPQIAPIRVPAAYESPSAGYSSGGYLPALASSLPALPPAQPQQQQSYGYGYPYQQQSAPQPMPLQQAPAPYIPQQQPMAARGGYVPQPQPQQPRPAAMATGYEAMRPAAPRPMQVPAPVPAASYEDPYGRPYQGRGY; from the coding sequence ATGACCTCCCCCCGCTCCACTTATGGCGGCGGTTACTACTCCGCGCCCTCCTTCCCGGACACCCCCATCTACGACTCCCTCGTCGCCGAACGCGGCACCCCGCAGATCGCCCCGATCCGCGTCCCGGCCGCTTACGAGTCCCCGAGTGCCGGATACTCGAGCGGCGGTTACCTGCCCGCTCTCGCCTCGTCGTTGCCCGCGCTGCCGCCGGCTCAGCCCCAGCAGCAGCAGAGCTACGGCTACGGCTACCCGTACCAGCAGCAGTCGGCCCCTCAGCCGATGCCGCTGCAGCAGGCACCGGCCCCGTACATCCCGCAGCAGCAGCCGATGGCGGCCCGCGGCGGGTACGTCCCGCAGCCCCAGCCGCAGCAGCCCCGTCCGGCGGCCATGGCCACCGGGTACGAGGCCATGCGTCCGGCCGCACCGCGTCCGATGCAGGTGCCCGCACCGGTACCGGCCGCCTCGTACGAGGACCCGTACGGCCGCCCCTACCAGGGACGCGGCTACTGA